In Panthera tigris isolate Pti1 chromosome C1, P.tigris_Pti1_mat1.1, whole genome shotgun sequence, the following proteins share a genomic window:
- the NIFK gene encoding MKI67 FHA domain-interacting nucleolar phosphoprotein isoform X2 — protein MPGEKASCWEWNQPQRKEKEKLTPGVIYVGHLPPALYETQIRAYFSQFGTVTRFRLSRSKRTGNSKGYAFVEFASEDVAKIVAETMNNYLFGERLLKCHFIPPEKVHEELFREWHIPFKKPSFPAVKRYNQNRTLLQKLQMEERFKKKEKLLRKRLAKKGIDYDFPPLVLCKKKKRSASDTGLQKSTNSQVLSKKKKKKAPCTPGTPEQTVDSQGPTPVCTPTFLEKRKSEVAKMNVDDKDNEIVFKQPVPGVKEETQQTQTPTRSRKKRRRKGNQ, from the exons ATGCCAGGGGAGAAAGCCAGCTGTTGGGAATGGAATCAACCCCAG cgaaaggagaaagagaaacttacTCCTGGAGTAATCTATGTGGGCCACTTACCTCCAGCGCTTTACGAAACCCAGATCCGAGCATATTTCTCCCAGTTTGGTACTGTTACGAGATTCAGACTGTCCAGAAGTAAACGG ACTGGAAATAGTAAAGGCTACGCGTTTGTGGAGTTTGCGTCTGAAGATGTTGCCAAGATAGTTGCTGAAACAATGAACAACTACCTTTTTGGTGAAAGACTCTTGAAGT GTCATTTTATACCACCTGAAAAGGTACACGAAGAACTTTTTAGAGAGTGGCATATTCCATTTAAAAAGCCATCCTTTCCAGCAGTGAAACGGTATAATCAGAATCGGACACTTCTTCAAAAGCTACAGATGGAGGAgcgatttaaaaagaaagaaaagttactcAGGAAGAGATTAGCCAAAAAAGGAATTGATTATGATTTTCCTCCACTG gttttatgtaaaaagaaaaaaagaagtgcttCAGACACTGGTCTTCAGAAATCTACAAATAGCcag GTCTtatcaaagaagaagaagaaaaaagctcCGTGTACTCCTGGCACCCCTGAGCAGACTGTGGATAGCCAG GGCCCCACACCAGTTTGCACACCAACATTTTTGGAGAAGCGAAAATCggaagtggctaaaatgaacgtTGACGATAAAGATAACGAAATAGTTTTCAAACAGCCTGTACCTGGtgtaaaagaagaaacacagcaGACTCAAACACCTACACGCTCAAGGAAAAAAAGACGAAGAAAAGGCAATCAGTGA
- the NIFK gene encoding MKI67 FHA domain-interacting nucleolar phosphoprotein isoform X1: protein MAVFAGPAKPFLSLNPQEEAKFQKEVAQSRRRATQRKEKEKLTPGVIYVGHLPPALYETQIRAYFSQFGTVTRFRLSRSKRTGNSKGYAFVEFASEDVAKIVAETMNNYLFGERLLKCHFIPPEKVHEELFREWHIPFKKPSFPAVKRYNQNRTLLQKLQMEERFKKKEKLLRKRLAKKGIDYDFPPLVLCKKKKRSASDTGLQKSTNSQVLSKKKKKKAPCTPGTPEQTVDSQGPTPVCTPTFLEKRKSEVAKMNVDDKDNEIVFKQPVPGVKEETQQTQTPTRSRKKRRRKGNQ, encoded by the exons ATGGCGGTCTTTGCAGGCCCGGCTAAGCCGTTCCTGTCACTGAACCCGCAGGAGGAGGCCAAGTTTCAGAAGGAGGTGGCGCAGTCTCGCCGGCGCGCAACCCAG cgaaaggagaaagagaaacttacTCCTGGAGTAATCTATGTGGGCCACTTACCTCCAGCGCTTTACGAAACCCAGATCCGAGCATATTTCTCCCAGTTTGGTACTGTTACGAGATTCAGACTGTCCAGAAGTAAACGG ACTGGAAATAGTAAAGGCTACGCGTTTGTGGAGTTTGCGTCTGAAGATGTTGCCAAGATAGTTGCTGAAACAATGAACAACTACCTTTTTGGTGAAAGACTCTTGAAGT GTCATTTTATACCACCTGAAAAGGTACACGAAGAACTTTTTAGAGAGTGGCATATTCCATTTAAAAAGCCATCCTTTCCAGCAGTGAAACGGTATAATCAGAATCGGACACTTCTTCAAAAGCTACAGATGGAGGAgcgatttaaaaagaaagaaaagttactcAGGAAGAGATTAGCCAAAAAAGGAATTGATTATGATTTTCCTCCACTG gttttatgtaaaaagaaaaaaagaagtgcttCAGACACTGGTCTTCAGAAATCTACAAATAGCcag GTCTtatcaaagaagaagaagaaaaaagctcCGTGTACTCCTGGCACCCCTGAGCAGACTGTGGATAGCCAG GGCCCCACACCAGTTTGCACACCAACATTTTTGGAGAAGCGAAAATCggaagtggctaaaatgaacgtTGACGATAAAGATAACGAAATAGTTTTCAAACAGCCTGTACCTGGtgtaaaagaagaaacacagcaGACTCAAACACCTACACGCTCAAGGAAAAAAAGACGAAGAAAAGGCAATCAGTGA